The following is a genomic window from Mya arenaria isolate MELC-2E11 chromosome 4, ASM2691426v1.
GCCTTTATccattttattgcataatgttaaaatgaatcCTCACAGCATGAGAAACATCTATAAACCAGGACAAGAAAATCAAATTACAGAATAGTGGTGTCCAGACATTTTACTCACAGACATTAATTGAACACAAGATTGACATATAACAAGAAATGAAGTATACACGATTACATAACTAAATGGAGCTCAAATTACTATCAACATAATCTCTGACATTTTGACATATGTATTCTTTTCCGAAGGAAAGCAATTATTGGTAAATCCCTGGATATGATACTCATGAGAGCTAACTGGTGATTTAATTTACGTAGTATGATTGAGTGTTTGTGAGAGAGTTCTTATGACCTAGGACGAGTATGCCATTCCAAAGAAACTGTTActatagtttttatttttgaaattgcaaataaaGTTAGTCTTTTCTCAGTGTTACGTTGAAATAATCACTGCTTTTTATTATGCCTTTGTTACATTGTAACAATGATACAAACAAAATCATACGCCTCTCTTGCAGAATTGTTATATGTAGCGCGTATGTTTATTCTGTCTGTCTAGTAGTATACTACTTGAccaaaataaccaattttaatTCCAATGCCAATAAAacttaccaaaacatttttggtTTAATTCACCATAATTTCTgacaaataaaatttcttttcaggtacagtttttaaattattttttttcagatgctTTTTGAAAGATGATTAATTGGTTCGATATGTTTTGCTGGATATGGTATGTTGTGTTGAGTCTTATATTCAGCTGTGTACGATAACTGTTCATCAGCCTTGTATAATTGTATCATTTCATCGAGGAGTTGGCACTGCTGTTCCGGCTTGATTAATTTATTCGTTCGAAGGTGATGTCTGGCAACTTTTAGTTACATCAAAAGATagaatgatttgttttcaattgagGTTGAATAATCAGATAGTTTAAAACCCTCCGTGAGCTCCTGCTTCGatgaccgttccaagacggtGACCCCTAAcgattattgataaacatatgtTGATGAATGCGTGGTGTGTGTACGTTTGTTTGTATGGTTCATGTTAGTTATACCTTAGCAGTGTACCTTTATTTTACTGTACATTTAGAATGTTTCCACTCCACGGTATTTTTACCGAATATGAACTAACCATTATACAGTAACACTTTCATTAATAGTCCTATTAAAGTtcatgaacagaacagaacattaatttaattcagttcaaacattcaacataatTGCATACGGTGGAATAGGAAAAAAGGTCCTTGATCATTGGCAAGAAATAATACGTGTTCATATATGAATAGCGATCAACGAAAGAAGATTCagaatttaagttaaataaagaACCTAATATGGTATATTGTAATTAAcacattatttgatttaaaagaaaattaatgtaaataagaCTTTGACATATCAATAGTATGGTTTAAGAGGACATTCAAATCATAGAATACATCTATAAACATGCTTAAGCTAAAGATTAaatcgggggggggggtattttaAAAGCTCAATATACAAATACAGCGAGGTTTTTACATATACGTACTATCATTATTTGACATGAACAGTTCAATGGTTATGAACATGCTTGGATTTCTACAATTATATCTGTGAACTAGTTTTtactgaaattttattttttatatattgcgTATGTATTTGTTCTATATGGATTCTTTTCATGGAGCCCCATACTTCAGACCCATGCAACAAAATTGGGTTAATAAGTTTgcaaaacagtttaattttatGATCAGAAGTAATATTGGAAACAAATCATGAAACAGTTGAAATACTCCATGTAATATGGTAGTCGAAGTGTTTGTAGACccattatcaatttatttagattaatagttattttataGTCAGGGTCATGTTGGTTTTGAAAAAATGTCTACTCGTCTGAAAATAGTTTTAGCATTCAAATATATTCTTTCTCATAGTGCCTACTACGAGGTCATTTCACTTTCCTGATGGACACTAGGTTTCACCCATAACGTATGTTGTAgttggaaaaaaaaacgaaaatcaGACCAACCCTGCCAGTTTGTTCCCGGAGATATATGAAAACAGCGTAAATGGGATATGTTTGACAGACGATTAAACGTCTTGAAACATAATTCAGAACATACTTTTTCACGATAGGTACGTTTCCGTTATAAACGTAACGTAACATAGGAAATAGACATTCTGTTATAACggattatcattatattttgatatcaataaTTGGACTTTGTTCTTGCTTGAAACTGCACAGACTTACTAagcatatttataatacaattaatacGTGTAATAAATTTGTTGAAACCTGTATGaagaattaaacaaaacacaccaaaacaGACAGAATCAATATACACCGTGATGTTTACAATTACTAGTTAGCGGCATATTACAAACCTTAAACAGGCAATTGTGGAACAGTAATGTGCACATATCTTGGTGACACCGTGAACTAACCCGGAAATAGGAGGGGTTCGTGATAAAGTGTTGTTATAACCTATCCTTTCTGATAACAGTATAAGCTTACCAGGTCCAAAACGTATAAatcaaatcaacaaatataaccAATAAGCTGTcataattaacaaatttaggAAAAATGAAAACGGAGGCTTGCCAAGAACTAGTAgggaaaacaatatatatgttagaAAATGTAGTTTTCGTGATAATACTTCTGTTATTACGGATTTGTCCATCTAGAATTGCTCAGAGATATCACCCCATCAACGcctgtaaataaaatatgtattttaaatcttaaacaTCTTGTCTATTTCTTTTCATGTATGCATGATATCTCGCACGTTCAGGTGGTTGTTTTTGCACGAAAAAGCATTTCCGCATTTTGTAGGTGACATTTACTGGAAAGTTAAAGCATTTTACGTCTCTCATGACTGCATCATTGAAggatgtaaatataagtaaacatGGTTTCGAAAGTTAAACTGGAAGAGAGGTTAGAATTTAGAATGCAGAATGTCAAATGTTGTAAGGTTGCACTACTCAATTTAATTGGCAGACGCAAAAGCATCACAATGTTCTGTTACagctgaaacaaaaaaaaaatgcagaaaaaaaaacatcttgaAGTACGTAGTTTATAATGGCAGTAGAGAGTTAGTTTTGAAGTGATCTCATCATTACCTCATCTCAAAGGTGGATTGGCGTCGGAGCATATTGCTATTGAACACTACCTGTAAAACAAAAGCAGATTCACTTGTAAAGCTATATATGCTGACACTAATGAAGCGAAAATTCACTAACTGGTGCTATCTCAAGTTTTTCAAAAGTGGAAGCTATCTTCCTGTAATGTTAAAGTGCTAATTGACATAATACGCCCAGCAGCCTTCCAGTGTGTTTCAAAAGCATTGAGGTATCAGTTACGagtctgaaaaaatatttaattgtaaaaatgtagCGGTATCCAGAATACGTTGACACTGATACGCACATAGTAATGCAATAGTGGACATGAAAAAATGTGACATGTACCgaaatatttcactgtttttgaGACTTCCACAATTTTAAGAATTTGTCAATAGTTGGCTTCCTTTTTTGCAAAGTTAGTGTTTATtctcaaaagcaataaaaagcaATATTGTTGCATTATTTACAAGGTCATTTAGTTACAAAAAGATAGATATTGAGTTCATTTAAACGCATTTTCTCTATTTCCAGACGACATCCATCGCGGTGTCTGTGCTCACTTTGACAGCAATCTCTGTGGAACGCTGGTACGCCATTTGTCACCCTCTCCGTTTTCATAGCACCGTTCGGAGAGCAAGGGTGATCATTCTTGTCATCTGGTTGCTGTCCTCGTGCGTTGCATTGCCCGAAACAATCGCTGCGGAGGAAGTTCGGCAGTGGAACGAATCTGTATTGTTTGCCTCGTGCTATCCTGTGAGATTAGGCCTCACTGGATTAATGATTTGGCAAATATGTTTGATCATCGGGTTGTACGTCTTGCCGATCTGCCTGATGGGATTCACATACACCCATATTGCATACGTACTCTACACATGCGGGATACCCGGAGAACCAAGTGAGCATTCACTAGCAGCTTGAtcgttaaaaataaatcatatcataacctattttaaataaatacattaattaatgTCACACAGTTTTGCTATTACCAAGGACAAGCATTTACCAAGTACAAATGATTGTTTGTTACGTCCTAATGATTTgggacatacagacagacactATTATTATTGATGtgaacaatatttatgtgataTCTGCTCGAAAACTAGTTAAAACTCTTTGGTTTTCAAACAGAACATCTAAAGTCTGTAACTGaaacattactttaaaaaaGGAATACTTTGACCTTATCGAATGTCTGTTTATCTTCTCTATAATGTCCATGCGGTATAGATGCCGATACACTAGACGTTGATAAGCGCTTTCTTTGCTATAAGTAATTCTATGTAGGTTCActaactttgaaataaaatactattgGTTAAGGCCAGACGCTGTTATCCAAACATTGAAGCCACAGATTTGGTCTAACGCCAGAGCAGAAGTCCAACCAAACAAAAACGGGTTGTGCTGAGCTGTGCGAACTATGATAATAAGCAACAGCGACGGCGTCAACAGTAAAGAATTTCGATGTGTTCATGCAGTAGCCATTACTTATGATGATAAGCTAGATTGTATTCCAATGATATGTTAAACCATAGAGCCATTGTCTTTTAGTGTGTTACCATGTTGTATTGAAGACAGTATCAAATGACACATTAGTTTGATAATTTAATATCGAATGTTTTCCAAAAGAAAAAAGTCGATATATTGTGATGGCTTTGTTTAAGCAGTCTGCCTCGGCATTGCGCCGGCGTTCAAATATTTAACCTTGCTCATAACTTACAAACCGTTTagtatattgatattaaattaagACTTGAATCTGCAATTACAGCTAATACGATTTAAAATCGGTCTTCAAAAAGTACTATGCTTCAACGGTAGAATTGCAGTTTCACAATCTAATAGACATAACGCCACAAGCTTGTTCACCGAATGAGGAAAATTTTCAtctgtattttgtaaaattgtcaTGGCCTTGTTCGCTTtacccttcttaatcattaataaattacaatatttagtCCCACGTTTACTTAATACATACAGCGAGTCCCAAAATCAGGCTATAGCAATTTGAGTTATGCTCCTTTTCGACTGGACATCAACAGACGATTATAAGCGTTCGCTTACGTAACTCCTGTTGCAGATAAATCTATAAAGGAAAAATCGATAATGATAGTATCATCAATGAACATCGTAAATGTTATATTCGTTTTATAACACAATCGTTAATTTGCACTtttgtataacaatatatttcgcTTTCAGCAACACAAAGACCAATGTTAGGCAGTTCTTCAAGCGAAAATGAGGATCAGTTAGATGCAAGGAAAAAGGCCGCGAAAATGTTATTTGCAATTGTTCTACTTTTTGCGCTGTGCTTTTTACCGAATCATCTTTTGAATATATTGCGGTaagaacatgaatatataattgttttatgtacCGTAAATATGTTTCCGTATTCTATTGATGTGAAgataaactgaaaaaaacacgCTTTGTGTTAGTgatgataaatgttttgtttttttctcaagcTCCCTAAAATAGAACAATGTGTACAATGCTACGCATTCTATATACCGGTTTTTCTTGTTCTTTCAAACaagatataattataaaaactcATTTCACTCAAAAATGGTACAAATGTTgtattatacaatttattaaacaatttattaagcAATGGACTATGTCTGCTATTCTACgtaaattttattcatattgatCGCTTTCTTTCAGGTATGCTGGTGCTTTGGATAATGTGGAGAACGCCAAAACCTTCGCCCTTGTTGCTCATCTTGCTATATTTCTTAACAGCTGTCTGAATCCAATAATTTATAACTTTATGAGTGGTGAGTATACAACAAAGGCATTCTTTAACTTAGTTAATTACTTATGTTTAACGTTTGATGTACAATCATAAATGTTTGCACTTTTGATAACTGTCCAACCAttcgatatatatttattactgggtaagtacctaaatcggaacactttcggcactatttttgaaatatttcttgttagacttgcaccacaactacaaaattttccatcagcatactaggattcaagaccaattggttgatataaatggcattaTTCAAGATACTACACATCTTCATGAAATgtactttattaaccgcacagtcaaggactgccatttttgTCTTAgaagtacctaaatatggaacggttttaattctttttttatttttatgtattattttaaaattattgcttcatgttttgtttaagtaaataaataatttatgttatttccagcttgttttattttgtcatttttgtcagtgttgatgatttcagtaaaatacaggCTGTATCAGTATGCTatgattgtggcaagcatgaagtcTTTTCCTCGAGTGccatgtattgtcatttgaacatgattgtttttaaatgataacagtATTTGAAATTCTTACCGGAGAATCATTTTCTTAAGAAGTTGTATCTAAGGCAAgcgtctttattgattaaaatcataattaaactGATCTCGATtggaaaaacagttttataatgggtgttccatatttaggtactgttccgacTGTTTGGCTGTAGCATTGTCTTCTAATCTTTTGTCCAGAATGTATTTATCTTTCACTACAGCTGACGTTAAGTATTGTGTTGCGGCTGTGAAAG
Proteins encoded in this region:
- the LOC128232452 gene encoding orexin receptor type 2-like isoform X3 codes for the protein MENDLENSSSVLNKEFIQTACEHNNLCMKPEDYFDYMLKDITDPAPEEWVLISLYIVVFVIGFTGNMLVCYVISQMMCMQTVTNLFLLNLSIADIFILLISLPTTLLIDVTDTWFFGTVLCKINQFLNTTSIAVSVLTLTAISVERWYAICHPLRFHSTVRRARVIILVIWLLSSCVALPETIAAEEVRQWNESVLFASCYPVRLGLTGLMIWQICLIIGLYVLPICLMGFTYTHIAYVLYTCGIPGEPTTQRPMLGSSSSENEDQLDARKKAAKMLFAIVLLFALCFLPNHLLNILRYAGALDNVENAKTFALVAHLAIFLNSCLNPIIYNFMSDKFRKAFRQVLRACLHCRCKKARGTFRMSDGYKVTFTRGEIQEQNSLRLQEYSCAVANNSSLIISDQL
- the LOC128232452 gene encoding orexin receptor type 2-like isoform X4 translates to MSDDSGHITKMNISGNYVISDLGNRNCNHNDLCMVESEYFDYMYTTGIFPDTSQWILVAAYIVVFLVGLVGNVLVCCVIWKNRSMRTVTNIFIVNLAIADVAVIVMCLPLTLLVDITETWFLGTVICKINQFTMTTSIAVSVLTLTAISVERWYAICHPLRFHSTVRRARVIILVIWLLSSCVALPETIAAEEVRQWNESVLFASCYPVRLGLTGLMIWQICLIIGLYVLPICLMGFTYTHIAYVLYTCGIPGEPTTQRPMLGSSSSENEDQLDARKKAAKMLFAIVLLFALCFLPNHLLNILRYAGALDNVENAKTFALVAHLAIFLNSCLNPIIYNFMSDKFRKAFRQVLRACLHCRCKKARGTFRMSDGYKVTFTSTRTMTFNLTMRCEHRK
- the LOC128232452 gene encoding orexin receptor type 2-like isoform X2, translated to MSDDSGHITKMNISGNYVISDLGNRNCNHNDLCMVESEYFDYMYTTGIFPDTSQWILVAAYIVVFLVGLVGNVLVCCVIWKNRSMRTVTNIFIVNLAIADVAVIVMCLPLTLLVDITETWFLGTVICKINQFTMTTSIAVSVLTLTAISVERWYAICHPLRFHSTVRRARVIILVIWLLSSCVALPETIAAEEVRQWNESVLFASCYPVRLGLTGLMIWQICLIIGLYVLPICLMGFTYTHIAYVLYTCGIPGEPTTQRPMLGSSSSENEDQLDARKKAAKMLFAIVLLFALCFLPNHLLNILRYAGALDNVENAKTFALVAHLAIFLNSCLNPIIYNFMSDKFRKAFRQVLRACLHCRCKKARGTFRMSDGYKVTFTSTRTMTFNLTMRGRDTGTKQSSSSGV
- the LOC128232452 gene encoding orexin receptor type 2-like isoform X1 — protein: MSDDSGHITKMNISGNYVISDLGNRNCNHNDLCMVESEYFDYMYTTGIFPDTSQWILVAAYIVVFLVGLVGNVLVCCVIWKNRSMRTVTNIFIVNLAIADVAVIVMCLPLTLLVDITETWFLGTVICKINQFTMTTSIAVSVLTLTAISVERWYAICHPLRFHSTVRRARVIILVIWLLSSCVALPETIAAEEVRQWNESVLFASCYPVRLGLTGLMIWQICLIIGLYVLPICLMGFTYTHIAYVLYTCGIPGEPTTQRPMLGSSSSENEDQLDARKKAAKMLFAIVLLFALCFLPNHLLNILRYAGALDNVENAKTFALVAHLAIFLNSCLNPIIYNFMSDKFRKAFRQVLRACLHCRCKKARGTFRMSDGYKVTFTRGEIQEQNSLRLQEYSCAVANNSSLIISDQL